One window of the Nicotiana tabacum cultivar K326 chromosome 4, ASM71507v2, whole genome shotgun sequence genome contains the following:
- the LOC107769833 gene encoding uncharacterized protein LOC107769833, producing MLDAWLKSKFYARCKANIKLTKTRIDMVKRKRNAMLKYLKSDVADLLKTGLDVNAYSRAEGLLVELNRSRCYDLLEQYCDHISNNLVTMYKQRECPEECREAVSSLIFAAARLSDVPELRQLRSVFTERYENSVECYVSKEFVQNLKSVATKEMKLQLMKDIASESGIEWNSKALEQKLYNPLVSEQDWTKSQNDQKHNLHNKMDESAQKRDYETVRFNREKARQLTTSKDKLEQNSSYCRKVVPDEEDKLPMRRESYRSERNSLSRKLDDSPPVKDIEEDSTGIERKQNKPEIEIVPEEEPDDKKPFNYRSIIPPYIKSRLSLTKNSSDSSAPSSTGEVANEEENCKGDTAEKSKDKPRSARTRRGTKVTTGDDKENGDEEEKLMDRLLMHFSRKRFQKDIKKPESVKTPTNQAGVDSTNEVSRRRRMGNRAASLPVELEQTSPRELSQGHNRANSFQPDMLGPNRHVHPKLPDYDDFVARLASLREKSKE from the exons ATGTTAGACGCATGGCTGAAAAGCAAGTTCTATGCCAGATG CAAGGCCAATATCAAGCTGACAAAGACTCGAATCGATATGGTaaagaggaagaggaatgcaATGCTGAAATATTTGAAGAGTGACGTAGCGGATCTCCTTAAAACTGGATTGGATGTCAACGCCTACAGCAGG GCTGAAGGCCTTCTGGTTGAGCTCAATCGCTCCCGCTGTTATGATCTCTTGGAGCAATATTGTGATCACATCTCAAATAATCTTGTAACCATGTATAAAcagag GGAATGTCCTGAGGAATGCAGAGAAGCTGTATCATCTTTGATATTTGCAGCAGCAAGATTATCGGACGTGCCAGAATTACGCCAACTAAGAAGTGTATTTACTGAGAGATATGAAAATTCCGTTGAATGTTATGTCAGTAAAGAG TTTGTTCAAAACTTGAAGTCAGTAGCTACAAAGGAGATGAAGCTTCAGTTGATGAAAGATATAGCATCAGAATCTGGTATTGAATGGAATTCAAAGGCTTTAGAGCAGAAGCTATATAATCCACTTGTATCAGAACAA GACTGGACCAAGAGTCAGAATGATCAGAAGCACAATCTGCACAATAAGATGGATGAATCAGCTCAGAAGAGAGATTATGAAACTGTTAGATTTAATCGCGAGAAGGCGAGGCAACTTACCACTTCCAAGGATAAATTGGAGCAAAATTCATCTTATTGCAGAAAGGTGGTCCCTGATGAAGAAGATAAGTTGCCTATGAGAAGGGAGAGTTACAGAAGTGAAAGAAATAGTCTTAGCAGAAAATTAGACGATTCACCTCCAGTAAAAGATATTGAAGAGGATAGCACAGGCATTGAAAGGAAACAAAATAAACCAGAGATTGAGATTGTTCCTGAAGAAGAACCTGATGACAAGAAGCCATTCAATTATAGGTCAATTATCCCTCCTTATATCAAATCAAGACTGAGCTTAACAAAAAACAGTTCGGATTCCTCTGCTCCTAGTTCGACTGGAGAAGTGgccaatgaagaagaaaattgcaaGGGTGATACAGCTGAAAAATCCAAGGACAAACCAAGATCAGCTAGGACGAGACGTGGCACAAAAGTCACAACTGGTGATGATAAGGAAAATggagatgaagaggaaaaactgATGGATAGGCTATTGATGCACTTCAGCAGGAAAAGGTTCCAAAAGGACATCAAGAAACCAGAATCAGTTAAGACACCTACTAATCAAGCTGGAGTTGACAGTACTAATGAAGTGTCGAGGCGTAGACGTATGGGGAATAGAGCAGCATCCCTTCCAGTTGAACTGGAACAAACAAGTCCAAGGGAGCTAAGCCAAGGGCACAATCGAGCAAATTCATTTCAACCTGATATGTTGGGTCCAAATAGACATGTCCATCCTAAGCTACCTGATTACGATGACTTTGTGGCTCGACTAGCATCTCTCAGAGAGAAATCAAAAGAATAA